The Erigeron canadensis isolate Cc75 chromosome 4, C_canadensis_v1, whole genome shotgun sequence genome window below encodes:
- the LOC122597736 gene encoding transcription and mRNA export factor ENY2: MRNSVKRPPTPDPEEEYDDQDSQPSLQEIINIKFIESGEKERLKELLRERLIECGWKDEMKSLCRSLTRKKGRNNVTVDDLVHLITPKGRAAVPDSVKAELLQRIRSFLQSTAL, encoded by the exons AT gAGGAATTCAGTCAAACGTCCGCCAACACCTGACCCAGAAGAAGAATACGATGATCAAGATTCACAGCCATCTCTTCAGGAAATCATCAACATTAAA TTCATTGAAAGTGGAGAGAAAGAAAGATTGAAAGAGCTTTTGAGGGAAAGACTGATTGAGTGTGGTTGGAAAGATGAAATGAAATCTCTTTGCAG GTCATTGACAAGGAAGAAAGGAAGGAATAATGTAACAGTTGATGACCTTGTCCATCTCATTACGCCCAAGGGAAGAG CTGCAGTTCCTGATTCTGTAAAAGCAGAATTATTGCAAAGAATCCGTTCTTTTCTCCAATCCACAGCTCTCTGA